In Longimicrobiales bacterium, a genomic segment contains:
- a CDS encoding TolC family protein, which yields MGCSMAPDPVTISALNRIPDAFPDGGAERPEAIAWWTDFQDPTLDEVVGLAIVFNLDVHEAVARVEEVRAQYRIGRSPLFPSVTAGIDASRFSQPANTGQFGAILESGAGEGDPERTNRFSFATFGASLSFSYELDFWGKLNSGRRAAMADFMATESDLHTVQISIASETIAAYFELRELRARQTILEGVVDILTERDALTEDRYQRGVATSIELYQIQQDLNATRAGLPLLVSQIRATRGRLALLLGRYPHEVDEILAGDGVPVVSSDPIPAGLPSDVLAGRPDLRAAGLRLEASRQRVGERAAARFPSISLTGSTGTQSGELKNIVRADQWFTNFITSLTAPIFSGGRLKAEQEAAEARYGQEAARYARSVLTAFQEVDASLAAFDAQRQRKLVLDEQLLGAQSSVEAQLRRVELGVGDYVGYLDALRTVLNVQDTQASAERELAAARLNVHRALGGTWLAPPAEPTLEESR from the coding sequence ATGGGTTGCTCGATGGCGCCCGATCCGGTCACGATTTCTGCCCTGAATCGGATTCCCGATGCGTTCCCGGACGGCGGCGCGGAGAGGCCCGAGGCGATCGCGTGGTGGACCGACTTTCAAGACCCGACACTCGACGAAGTGGTCGGCCTGGCGATCGTCTTCAATCTGGACGTCCATGAGGCCGTCGCGCGGGTCGAAGAAGTGCGGGCACAATATCGAATCGGGAGATCACCCCTCTTTCCCTCGGTCACCGCGGGTATCGACGCATCGCGCTTCAGTCAGCCCGCAAACACAGGTCAATTCGGTGCCATCCTAGAAAGTGGTGCAGGAGAAGGGGACCCAGAACGGACCAACCGCTTCTCGTTCGCGACCTTCGGCGCGAGCCTCAGTTTTTCCTACGAGCTCGACTTCTGGGGGAAGCTGAACAGCGGTCGGCGCGCGGCGATGGCAGACTTTATGGCGACGGAGTCAGACCTTCACACCGTTCAGATCTCAATCGCTTCCGAGACGATCGCAGCGTACTTCGAGCTACGGGAACTTCGGGCACGCCAGACTATTCTCGAGGGCGTGGTCGACATCCTCACAGAGCGCGACGCACTCACCGAGGATCGCTACCAGCGTGGCGTGGCAACGTCCATCGAGCTGTACCAGATCCAGCAGGACCTCAACGCTACGAGAGCGGGCCTCCCTCTCTTGGTCAGCCAGATCAGGGCAACACGAGGCCGACTCGCTCTTCTCCTAGGGCGCTACCCGCATGAGGTTGACGAAATCCTCGCGGGGGACGGCGTACCTGTGGTCAGTTCCGATCCAATCCCGGCAGGGCTTCCCTCTGATGTCCTCGCTGGTCGCCCGGATCTGCGAGCCGCGGGCTTACGTCTGGAGGCCTCTAGGCAGCGAGTGGGTGAGCGCGCCGCCGCACGCTTCCCTTCGATCTCGCTCACTGGCTCGACAGGAACGCAGAGCGGCGAACTCAAGAATATCGTACGCGCTGACCAGTGGTTCACGAATTTCATCACGTCCCTGACCGCCCCGATATTTTCAGGTGGCCGGTTGAAAGCGGAGCAGGAAGCGGCTGAGGCTCGCTACGGGCAGGAGGCGGCTCGTTACGCCCGATCCGTGCTCACGGCCTTTCAGGAGGTGGACGCCTCTCTCGCCGCCTTCGATGCACAGCGCCAACGCAAACTTGTGCTCGACGAGCAGCTCCTGGGCGCCCAGTCCTCAGTCGAGGCCCAGCTGCGGCGTGTCGAGTTGGGCGTCGGCGACTACGTCGGATATCTGGATGCACTGCGGACGGTCCTGAACGTCCAGGACACACAAGCTTCAGCCGAGCGCGAGCTCGCCGCGGCTCGACTCAACGTACACCGGGCCTTGGGCGGCACATGGCTCGCTCCACCCGCGGAACCCACACTAGAAGAATCCCGATGA
- a CDS encoding serine hydrolase has translation MSRVISRSIVRIATLGCLFFGLVSCAASQDAAWGGELVARIDSLAEATLREGPVAGLTIGVKRGGDLLMVKGYGYADIENSVPMTAETVYRIGSLTKQFTAAAVMQLVEAGLIGLDDPMTRYLPNYPTQGHEVSIRHLLTHTSGIKSYTSIGDAFWLKAALLDLSHTEMLELFQDEPFDFAPGEGYSYNNSGYYLLGMIIEEVSGESYDGYLGTHVFGPLGLSRSSYCHEAQIIRGRAEGYEQGPDWLLNDGSISMNTPGAAGALCSTVPDLLSWTTALRSGRVVTEASYQAMATSGLLDDGSATGYGFALGVTPLGEHSRVAHTGGINGFSTVMAHYPESGLDIVILSNTGSGAPGQVEDRIARWALGMPLKN, from the coding sequence ATGAGTAGGGTGATTTCGAGATCGATCGTTCGTATCGCGACCTTGGGCTGTCTTTTCTTCGGTCTCGTGTCCTGTGCGGCGTCTCAGGATGCCGCGTGGGGAGGGGAACTGGTTGCCCGGATCGACTCTCTCGCTGAGGCGACGCTCCGCGAGGGGCCGGTCGCGGGCTTGACGATCGGCGTGAAGCGTGGCGGTGATCTGCTCATGGTGAAGGGCTACGGATACGCAGACATCGAGAATAGCGTGCCGATGACGGCAGAGACCGTGTATCGGATCGGTTCTCTCACGAAGCAGTTCACGGCCGCGGCGGTCATGCAGCTGGTCGAGGCGGGCCTCATTGGCCTCGACGATCCGATGACACGGTACTTGCCGAACTATCCCACGCAGGGTCACGAGGTGAGCATTCGGCATCTCCTCACGCATACTTCGGGCATAAAGAGCTACACGAGCATCGGAGACGCGTTCTGGCTCAAGGCCGCCCTATTGGATCTCTCCCACACCGAGATGCTTGAGCTCTTTCAAGACGAGCCATTCGACTTCGCTCCTGGTGAGGGGTACAGCTACAACAACTCAGGGTACTATCTGCTCGGCATGATCATCGAGGAGGTGAGCGGTGAGTCCTATGATGGTTATCTCGGTACCCACGTCTTCGGGCCGCTGGGTTTGTCACGTTCGTCCTATTGCCATGAGGCCCAGATTATCCGCGGCAGGGCGGAGGGCTATGAACAGGGCCCCGATTGGCTTTTGAATGACGGGAGCATTTCCATGAACACCCCGGGAGCAGCGGGCGCGCTGTGCTCCACGGTGCCAGACCTTCTGTCTTGGACCACGGCGCTACGGAGTGGACGGGTCGTAACTGAAGCGAGCTACCAGGCCATGGCGACTTCTGGCCTACTGGACGACGGCTCCGCGACCGGATATGGATTCGCTCTTGGTGTTACCCCTCTTGGGGAGCATTCCAGGGTGGCCCACACCGGTGGCATCAACGGCTTCAGCACAGTGATGGCACACTATCCGGAGTCTGGCCTCGATATCGTAATTTTGTCCAACACCGGCAGCGGTGCCCCCGGGCAAGTGGAGGACAGGATCGCTCGATGGGCGCTCGGGATGCCGCTCAAGAACTAG
- a CDS encoding efflux RND transporter periplasmic adaptor subunit, with the protein MTYHFRTDPAERGRSRNIGCFLPALILGCGVLAAVWLLASRPQPERIAAPRLAPVVSTESLVPRTASLVVEGTGTVRPTAEITLSAEVSGRVVAVSYKLARSGAVEEGDTLLLIEQQSYLNAVAIARAEVQQREVDVALAAQNQAVAQQEYELLSARTGRTATSDTTLAARLARQQPQFAAAEASLARSEALLADAMLNLTRTAVTAPFSGRVRSESVDVGQVISPGQVLAEIYGTDAVEVDISLSTRQAALIDDLWDETGASRIPAKIQAEFGGTWYEWDGFVEHTSGALDPTTRTVEVVVRIPAPFDTEDDRPPLLIGSYARATIEGRSIEGFFAVPRRALREGPAVWVVSDKGVVSTARVGVIQEIQDTVFVQADLPSGTEIVVSDLTVMTEGMQVRSATRDEPSGASR; encoded by the coding sequence ATGACCTACCACTTCCGCACCGATCCCGCAGAGCGCGGGCGCAGCCGCAACATCGGGTGCTTCCTCCCAGCACTTATACTGGGCTGCGGCGTCTTGGCCGCAGTGTGGTTGTTGGCTAGCCGGCCGCAACCCGAGCGGATCGCAGCCCCGCGTCTGGCCCCTGTCGTATCAACCGAGTCACTGGTTCCCAGGACTGCATCATTGGTAGTAGAGGGCACCGGCACCGTGCGTCCGACCGCCGAGATCACCCTTTCGGCGGAGGTCTCGGGTCGGGTCGTAGCGGTGTCCTACAAATTGGCCCGCAGCGGAGCGGTCGAAGAAGGTGACACGCTTCTCCTGATCGAGCAGCAGAGCTACCTGAACGCGGTTGCGATCGCGCGGGCTGAGGTGCAGCAACGAGAGGTCGACGTCGCGCTCGCAGCACAGAATCAGGCAGTCGCCCAGCAGGAGTATGAACTCCTGAGCGCACGTACGGGTCGTACCGCCACGTCCGACACCACACTGGCCGCCCGCCTCGCACGGCAGCAGCCCCAGTTTGCGGCAGCCGAAGCCTCGTTGGCCCGGTCCGAGGCCCTGCTCGCCGACGCGATGTTGAACCTGACGCGTACTGCCGTAACCGCACCCTTCTCCGGGCGGGTCCGATCCGAGTCTGTCGACGTGGGCCAGGTAATCTCTCCAGGGCAGGTTTTGGCTGAGATCTACGGCACAGACGCTGTTGAGGTCGACATCTCCCTCAGTACCCGACAGGCCGCACTGATCGACGATCTCTGGGATGAGACCGGAGCTAGTAGAATTCCGGCGAAGATTCAGGCAGAATTTGGTGGGACGTGGTATGAGTGGGACGGATTTGTCGAGCACACCTCAGGTGCGCTTGATCCGACGACGCGCACCGTCGAAGTGGTCGTCCGCATCCCCGCACCCTTCGATACAGAGGACGACCGACCACCATTGCTCATAGGCTCCTACGCCCGAGCCACGATCGAGGGTCGCAGCATCGAGGGATTCTTCGCTGTTCCACGCCGGGCGCTGCGGGAAGGACCCGCGGTGTGGGTGGTGAGCGACAAGGGAGTCGTGTCGACCGCTAGGGTAGGAGTGATCCAGGAGATACAGGACACAGTGTTCGTGCAGGCTGATCTGCCGTCGGGCACAGAGATCGTAGTCAGCGATCTCACGGTGATGACCGAAGGGATGCAAGTGCGGTCGGCCACGCGAGACGAGCCTTCCGGAGCGTCTCGATGA
- a CDS encoding efflux RND transporter permease subunit has product MNRAIEWMISNGVTANLLMVFLLVAGGFGAMTLRQQIFPEFSPDIINISVAYPGASPVEVEEAIVIPIEARLESIDEVIEVNATASQNLAVVTAELRTGVDKAQVLDEVKSAIDRIRTLPAQIERPVVSLASPRSQVIQLVVSGDVGERYLKETAAEVRDDLVALNSISDVQVSGARDYEMSIEVSSDVLDAYGLSLTDVAGIVRRESLELSGGEIETSNGRVLLRTQGRNETAEDFREIVVVGQSDGTEVRLGDIARVEDGFADSDLAAKFNGKPAVVVTAYRVGEENVLEVAAAVQAYALEFAPTLPAGVDISVWQDQSVVLSGRLKLLLKNGLLGLGLVLIALTLFLDLRLAAWTALGIGISFIGAFALLAPLGVTMNTISLFGFILALGIVVDDAIVMGENIFAEREKGLPPMEAARKGAVRIAKPVVFAVLTTIVAFAPLLFIEGTLGRLLIDLPLVVIVVLILSLVEALFILPMHLSHARPKSTRRNPIVTAIEAARARVDYQLQRFVHGPLTRVVTYSIRNPSVVMAGAGTSIILCFGLIGGGRLPFSFLPSIQGETVVANLQMPPGTPVERTLEVIGEIEASVLRAGETLRSELPDDHPEPIKNLYSVIGGGGGGGGGPGQTDTPRASASNRASLTVELPNPEVSQFTPAEFEAAWRAELPDLMGVRSLTITSDFFRVAEAIEVELASEDIEALDAASADVARELGQFTGVFDILTDDDLGEQEFQLDLRPQARSLDISLDDLANQVRSAFFGSEVQRLQRDGEEVPVYVRLPEAERDAIADLLSFRVSTPQRTRVPLEEVATVSLGSTPTSISRRSGERVVSVTADADETVVTTDEVNRQLGRAVLPALAERHPEVTFSLGGERAEQTDTYASLGRGFLLALLGIFALLAIPLNSYVQPLVIMAAIPFGIIGALTGHALLGVPVGLFSLFGIIGLTGVVVNDSLVFMDFVNAERAEGASLEDALLDAARARFRPIFLTSLTTFLGIAPLILERSIQAQFLAPTAVSLGFGILFATPLIMVVLPALAVQETRITATLGRPRLRARGSLSPTPPLVATGD; this is encoded by the coding sequence ATGAACCGAGCAATCGAGTGGATGATCAGCAACGGCGTGACCGCCAACTTGCTCATGGTCTTCCTCCTGGTCGCGGGCGGCTTTGGTGCAATGACTCTCAGGCAGCAGATATTTCCAGAGTTCTCTCCCGACATCATCAACATCTCCGTCGCCTACCCAGGGGCGTCCCCAGTTGAGGTCGAAGAGGCCATCGTCATCCCGATCGAGGCGCGACTCGAGTCGATCGATGAAGTGATCGAGGTCAACGCCACGGCTTCGCAGAACCTGGCGGTCGTCACGGCCGAACTGCGGACCGGTGTGGATAAGGCCCAAGTCCTCGACGAGGTGAAGTCAGCGATCGATCGTATCCGCACCTTGCCCGCGCAGATCGAACGCCCGGTCGTGAGCCTGGCCTCACCGCGTTCACAGGTCATTCAGCTGGTCGTGTCAGGAGACGTGGGAGAGCGCTACCTGAAAGAAACCGCCGCAGAAGTACGCGACGACCTGGTCGCGCTGAACTCGATTTCAGACGTGCAGGTCAGCGGCGCACGCGACTACGAGATGTCGATCGAGGTCTCGTCTGACGTTCTCGATGCGTACGGCCTGAGCCTCACCGACGTAGCTGGGATCGTCCGACGCGAGAGTCTCGAGCTTTCCGGTGGAGAAATCGAAACCAGTAACGGCAGAGTTCTTCTCAGGACGCAGGGCCGAAACGAGACCGCCGAAGATTTCAGGGAGATCGTGGTCGTTGGTCAGTCAGACGGAACCGAGGTGCGACTCGGCGACATTGCACGAGTGGAAGACGGATTCGCAGACTCCGACCTGGCCGCAAAATTCAACGGCAAACCAGCGGTCGTCGTGACCGCGTATCGGGTGGGCGAAGAGAACGTCCTCGAGGTCGCGGCTGCGGTGCAAGCCTATGCCCTGGAGTTCGCCCCGACGTTGCCGGCAGGGGTCGATATCTCGGTCTGGCAGGACCAGTCGGTCGTACTGTCGGGCCGACTCAAGCTTCTTCTCAAGAATGGCCTACTCGGCCTCGGCCTGGTTCTCATCGCGCTGACGCTCTTCCTCGACCTCAGGTTGGCGGCGTGGACTGCGCTGGGGATCGGCATCTCGTTTATCGGCGCGTTCGCCCTGCTCGCGCCGCTCGGCGTGACCATGAACACGATCTCTCTTTTCGGGTTCATCCTCGCGCTCGGGATCGTGGTCGATGACGCGATCGTGATGGGAGAGAACATCTTCGCGGAGCGAGAGAAAGGGCTCCCACCCATGGAAGCGGCCAGAAAGGGCGCGGTGCGAATCGCCAAACCCGTCGTCTTCGCCGTGCTCACTACCATTGTCGCGTTCGCGCCTCTCCTCTTTATCGAAGGGACCCTGGGTCGGCTTCTGATCGATCTGCCGCTCGTCGTCATCGTCGTGCTGATTCTCTCGCTGGTCGAGGCTCTGTTCATCCTCCCCATGCACCTGTCGCACGCCAGACCCAAGAGCACACGACGAAACCCGATCGTGACGGCCATCGAAGCGGCGCGCGCGCGTGTGGACTATCAGCTGCAACGGTTCGTCCATGGGCCACTGACCCGAGTCGTCACATACAGTATCAGGAACCCGAGCGTGGTCATGGCTGGGGCGGGAACATCCATCATCCTCTGCTTCGGGCTCATCGGTGGGGGCCGTCTTCCTTTTTCTTTCCTCCCTTCGATCCAAGGAGAGACGGTCGTCGCAAATCTTCAAATGCCGCCAGGCACTCCCGTGGAGCGCACGCTCGAGGTCATCGGGGAGATCGAGGCGTCTGTGCTCCGAGCAGGTGAGACGCTCCGATCAGAACTTCCGGACGACCACCCGGAGCCGATCAAAAATCTCTACTCGGTAATCGGGGGAGGTGGTGGCGGGGGCGGAGGGCCCGGGCAGACGGACACTCCCCGCGCGTCGGCATCGAATCGGGCATCCCTGACGGTGGAACTTCCGAACCCGGAGGTAAGCCAGTTCACACCAGCGGAGTTCGAGGCTGCCTGGCGAGCAGAGTTGCCGGACCTGATGGGCGTCCGCTCTCTCACCATTACCTCCGACTTTTTTAGGGTGGCGGAGGCCATCGAAGTCGAACTGGCGTCCGAAGACATAGAAGCGCTTGATGCAGCCTCAGCCGACGTAGCGAGAGAGCTTGGCCAGTTCACCGGCGTGTTCGACATCCTCACAGACGACGACCTCGGGGAGCAGGAATTCCAGCTAGACCTCCGACCCCAGGCCCGCTCGCTGGATATCTCGCTGGACGATCTCGCGAATCAGGTGCGCAGCGCTTTCTTCGGCTCTGAGGTTCAGCGACTCCAGCGAGATGGCGAAGAGGTGCCAGTTTACGTCCGCTTGCCAGAAGCAGAGCGAGACGCGATCGCCGACCTGCTCTCCTTCCGGGTGTCCACGCCGCAGCGCACGCGGGTCCCTCTCGAGGAAGTCGCCACGGTCTCGCTGGGGTCGACACCGACCAGCATTTCGCGAAGGAGTGGTGAGCGAGTCGTCTCAGTCACGGCGGACGCCGACGAAACGGTGGTTACGACTGATGAAGTGAATCGCCAGTTGGGTCGTGCGGTCCTTCCAGCGCTCGCAGAGCGACACCCTGAGGTCACATTCAGTCTCGGGGGCGAGCGGGCAGAGCAGACCGACACGTACGCATCCCTCGGTCGAGGCTTCCTTCTCGCGTTACTTGGGATCTTCGCTCTGCTCGCGATCCCTCTTAACTCTTATGTACAACCGTTGGTCATCATGGCCGCGATTCCCTTCGGGATCATCGGGGCGCTTACAGGTCACGCGCTGCTCGGCGTGCCAGTCGGCCTGTTCAGCCTGTTCGGCATTATCGGCCTGACGGGTGTGGTCGTGAACGACTCACTGGTCTTCATGGATTTCGTGAACGCAGAGCGCGCAGAGGGAGCCTCGCTGGAGGATGCCCTGCTCGACGCCGCGCGGGCCCGATTCCGTCCGATTTTTCTCACTTCGTTGACGACGTTTCTTGGAATTGCACCACTCATCTTGGAGCGGAGCATTCAGGCTCAATTTCTCGCTCCTACCGCGGTCAGTCTCGGTTTTGGAATCCTCTTCGCCACGCCCTTGATCATGGTTGTGCTGCCCGCGTTGGCCGTGCAGGAAACACGGATCACAGCCACGCTCGGAAGGCCGCGTCTCCGTGCGCGCGGGTCGCTGTCACCCACTCCACCGCTCGTCGCCACCGGCGATTGA
- a CDS encoding peptidase E has translation MKRIDFLTSSAAAGLGLGIPHQPLAAAEPTSRQTPRQILIAGGGFGTAFIRYMAELTGKDRPRLCYLPTASADRESGIIRWYENCASLNVTPMVQESFISSYSMDQSWQDILLSMDGIVVSGGNTLNQQAIWRVQGIDDILREAWDRGIVLGGASAGSLCWFEEGTTDSRPQEVTKIECLGLLRGSHSPHYDAEAVRRPTYQRLIRSGELKPGYACDNDAGIYFVDNEVGRVIKTRAEASVYYVALEGGQIVETELPAEMID, from the coding sequence ATGAAAAGAATAGACTTCCTGACATCCTCCGCCGCAGCCGGCCTCGGTCTGGGTATACCCCACCAGCCTCTGGCCGCAGCAGAGCCGACCTCGCGACAAACGCCTCGCCAGATCCTGATCGCCGGCGGAGGTTTCGGGACCGCCTTCATTCGCTACATGGCCGAACTCACAGGTAAGGACCGGCCTCGGTTGTGCTATCTCCCTACCGCGTCCGCCGATCGAGAGTCGGGAATCATCCGTTGGTACGAGAACTGCGCATCGCTCAATGTGACTCCCATGGTGCAGGAGAGCTTCATAAGCAGCTACAGCATGGATCAGAGCTGGCAGGACATACTTCTCTCGATGGACGGGATCGTGGTGTCGGGTGGCAACACGTTGAATCAACAGGCGATCTGGAGGGTCCAGGGGATTGACGATATTCTGCGGGAGGCTTGGGATCGTGGAATCGTCCTGGGGGGAGCCAGTGCCGGGTCACTCTGCTGGTTCGAAGAAGGCACAACCGACTCTAGGCCACAGGAAGTCACCAAGATCGAATGCCTCGGACTCCTTCGCGGAAGTCACTCGCCGCACTACGACGCGGAAGCGGTGAGGAGGCCTACGTACCAGCGACTGATTCGATCGGGCGAGCTCAAGCCCGGGTACGCGTGCGACAACGACGCGGGCATCTACTTCGTGGACAATGAGGTGGGCCGTGTCATAAAGACTCGCGCTGAGGCCAGCGTCTACTATGTGGCCTTAGAAGGCGGGCAAATTGTGGAGACAGAACTCCCGGCCGAGATGATCGACTAA
- a CDS encoding epoxide hydrolase: protein MSERPIRARCGITFVTGYAALLLSAACMGGLAEEMPPVHVEEGLVYTFDAATPGGPEAVRRINISVPDQVLEDLEYRLGRTRLPDQIPGTAWDYGTDGDYLVELLAYWKDDFDWRAQERRLNDFDHFVTEIDGVDMHFIHQRSPNRDATPLLLTHGWPGSFVEFTELIGPLTDPAAFGGDPADAFHVVVPSLPGFGLSGKPTQPGFSPERMAEVEAALMERLGYDRYGAQGGDWGAIIGRSLAGNYPENVIGLHSNFILAGPGADTGQDGGATPEEMEHRAERAAAFGEGSAYQNIQGTKPQTVGVGLNDSPAGLAAWIVEKFHGWSDNDGKVESAFTKDQILTNITLYWVTETITSSARIYYESSHTMVTRPVRYVGVPTAGAIFPKEIYFTPRAWAEASYNIVRWTMMPSGGHFAALEEPELLVDDIRAFFRELR, encoded by the coding sequence ATGAGCGAGCGTCCGATTCGAGCTAGGTGCGGCATCACGTTTGTGACCGGATATGCTGCACTACTCCTGTCAGCTGCGTGCATGGGAGGTCTCGCAGAAGAGATGCCGCCGGTCCATGTGGAAGAGGGACTCGTTTACACGTTCGACGCGGCCACCCCGGGCGGACCTGAGGCGGTCCGCAGGATCAATATCAGCGTGCCGGACCAGGTCCTCGAAGACCTCGAGTACCGCTTGGGCCGTACGCGCTTGCCCGACCAGATCCCTGGCACCGCGTGGGATTATGGTACGGACGGAGACTACCTGGTTGAGCTCCTGGCGTACTGGAAGGACGACTTCGATTGGCGGGCGCAGGAACGCAGGCTCAATGATTTCGACCACTTCGTGACCGAGATTGATGGGGTCGATATGCACTTCATCCACCAGCGTTCGCCAAACCGCGATGCGACTCCCTTGTTGCTCACGCACGGCTGGCCTGGGTCGTTCGTCGAGTTCACCGAGCTCATCGGTCCGCTTACCGATCCGGCGGCATTCGGCGGCGACCCCGCGGATGCGTTTCACGTGGTTGTGCCGTCACTTCCTGGTTTCGGCCTTTCCGGTAAACCAACCCAGCCTGGCTTTAGCCCCGAGCGAATGGCCGAGGTCGAAGCGGCCTTGATGGAACGTCTCGGTTACGATCGTTATGGAGCGCAGGGCGGGGACTGGGGTGCCATTATCGGCCGCTCGCTCGCGGGAAATTATCCAGAGAACGTGATTGGGCTCCACTCGAATTTCATCCTCGCCGGACCGGGTGCCGATACCGGCCAAGATGGAGGTGCGACGCCCGAAGAGATGGAGCATCGTGCCGAGCGGGCTGCCGCCTTCGGTGAGGGGAGCGCGTACCAAAACATTCAAGGTACGAAGCCGCAGACGGTCGGAGTGGGACTCAACGACTCGCCAGCCGGTCTAGCTGCCTGGATCGTGGAGAAGTTCCACGGCTGGAGCGACAACGACGGGAAAGTGGAAAGCGCGTTCACCAAGGACCAGATTCTGACCAACATCACCCTCTACTGGGTGACCGAGACGATTACATCGTCAGCGCGCATCTACTACGAGTCGAGTCACACAATGGTGACCCGCCCAGTGAGGTACGTGGGGGTCCCGACTGCGGGCGCGATCTTTCCTAAGGAGATCTACTTTACTCCGCGGGCTTGGGCGGAGGCGAGCTACAACATCGTGAGGTGGACGATGATGCCGAGCGGAGGGCACTTTGCTGCGCTCGAAGAGCCGGAACTCCTAGTGGACGACATCCGGGCGTTCTTCAGGGAGTTGAGATGA
- a CDS encoding DUF2161 family putative PD-(D/E)XK-type phosphodiesterase has product MAEVDLYEPIKRFLEAQGYEVKGEIGACDIVAVRGNEGPVVVELKERLNLVLLLQAADRLQASDEVYVAFRIGKGQSATWRTKRKQVTSLLRRLGLGLLTVSSRGQVVPVLDPAPYQPRANAGRRDRLLKEFAERVGDPEAGGSPSRKRLTAYRQDALRCARELAAEDGLKLSVIRERADVERAGPILRDNHYGWFERVRTGHYDLSPKGRQDLAEWADALESLGRQSP; this is encoded by the coding sequence GTGGCTGAGGTCGACCTCTACGAGCCAATCAAGCGGTTCCTCGAGGCCCAGGGCTATGAGGTGAAGGGCGAGATCGGTGCGTGCGACATCGTCGCGGTACGGGGTAATGAAGGGCCCGTCGTCGTCGAATTGAAGGAGAGGCTTAATCTTGTCTTGCTCCTTCAGGCCGCCGATCGGCTTCAGGCTTCGGATGAAGTCTACGTCGCCTTCCGAATTGGGAAGGGACAGAGCGCAACGTGGCGCACCAAGAGGAAACAGGTGACCAGCCTCCTCCGGCGCCTCGGCTTGGGCCTGTTGACCGTCTCGAGTAGGGGCCAGGTCGTTCCCGTCCTCGACCCGGCACCCTACCAACCAAGGGCTAATGCAGGTCGCCGAGATCGACTGCTCAAGGAGTTCGCAGAACGAGTCGGCGACCCAGAGGCCGGAGGATCACCGTCTCGCAAGCGGCTGACCGCCTATCGCCAAGATGCCCTGAGGTGCGCTCGGGAGCTGGCTGCAGAGGACGGATTGAAACTGAGCGTGATCCGGGAGCGAGCGGACGTCGAGCGTGCCGGCCCCATTCTGAGGGACAATCACTACGGATGGTTCGAGCGCGTGCGGACAGGCCACTACGACCTTTCGCCAAAAGGTCGACAAGATTTGGCCGAATGGGCGGATGCACTGGAATCGCTGGGTCGCCAGAGTCCCTGA